The sequence GCACGGCGCCGATCCAAGCCCGCGGGATCGCAGCTCGCGGGCCATCGCGTGCGGCGGCCCGAGGGCGGCCCGATCGGGCCACGTCGGCCGCGATGGGCCGAGCTGGCCACGCGCGCGCCGGGCTCGGCCCGTCGCACGCGTCTGCTATCGTTCGATGCGTCGATGGACACCGCGCGCATCGAGGGCCTCGCCGGCAAGGTGCTCGAGGGCAAGTATCGCCTCGACGCCATCATCGGTCGCGGCGGCATGGCGGTGGTGTTCGCAGCGACCCACCTCGGGCTCGAGCGGCAGGTCGCGATCAAGATGCTCGCGACCGAGCACGACGGCCGCGCCGACCTGGCCGCCCGAATGGTCCGCGAGGCCAAGACCGCGGGCTCGTTCGGCCACCCCAACATCGTGCAGGTCACCGACCTGGGCTGGCACGACGGCGCGCCGTTCGTCGTGATGGAGTATCTGCACGGCACCACGTTGTCGACGTTGCTGGCGCAGCGCGGGCCGATGCCGCCGGCGCGCGCGGTGCCGATCGTGCTCGACGTGCTCGATGCGCTCGCGGCGGTGCATCGCCGCGGCGTGGTCCACCGCGACATCAAGCCGCAGAACGTCATGCTCGTGCGCGATCACGCAGGCCAGCCGGTCGTGAAGGTGCTCGACTTCGGCATCTCGAAGGTCGTGGTCGACGACGGCTCGCTCACGCAGACCGGCGCCGTGATCGGAACGCCGGCTCACATGGCGCCCGAGCAGGCGCTCGGCGAGCCCGCGTGCGCGCGCGCCGACCTGTTCGCGGTCGGCTCCCTGCTCTACACGCTGTTGGTGGGCGAGTCGCCGTACCAGGCGCACAACAGCACCGCGACCCTGGCGCGACTGCTCGACGGCCGCTACGCGCCGGCCGGACGCCGCGTGGCCAGCGTGGGTCCGCGCCTCGAGGCAGTCCTCGCGACCGCACTCGCGCGGCAGCCCGCCGATCGCTTCGCCGACGCGGCCGCGATGCGCGAGGCCCTGCTCGCGTGCCGCGACGAGTACGAGCAGGCACCGCACCGTCCGCGCGAGGGCCCGCGCTCGGTGCCGCTGGCGACCAGCGCGGTGGCCCAGCCCGCCGCACCCGCGCCGCGCAACCTCGCCGCCGCGCCGCACGTCGACGCCCGCTTCGCGCCCCCGCCGGTCCAGCGCCTGGCGCTCGACGAGGTGCTCGAGCGGCCGCGTCCAGCCGCCGCGGGCACGCGCCGGGCCGCGGGCAGCCCGGGCTGGCGCCCGCCGCTGCGCCCGATCGCGTGGTCGCTGGCGGCGGTGGTCCTGGTGGTCGTCGGGTGGCGCGAACGCGAGGCGCTGCGCCGCTTCGCCGGCGAGACACGCGATGCCTTCGCGGCCCTGCTCGGGGACGCGCGCGAGCCCAAGGACGACACCGCTGGCGGCTCGCGACGGCGCTGACGGGTCGCGCGCGCACCCGCCCCGCCGCGACCGCTATCCTGCTCGTCCATGGCGATGCCGCACTCGCGGGGGCTCGCGGCCCATGCCGCGCTGGACCACCTCGAGAGCTTCGCGAGCGGCAGCGCCGCGTCGGTACGCGCACGGATCCCCGCGGCATCGCTGGCGGCGATCGAGCGCTGTCCGGCACTCGACTGGATCTCGGTCGAGCACGAGCACTGGATCACCACCGCGACGTTCGAACACTTCGGCGCCGACGCCACGGGTTTCTTCCGCGAGGTGGTCGTGCGCCGCCTCGCCGAGACCCCACTGCTACGGCCGCTGATGCAGCAGGCCCGCCGGTTGTTCGGCATCGATCCCGGCACCTACCTGCGCATCAGCCCGCGGGCGTTCGGGCTGATGTTCCGCGGCTTCGGCGAGCTGGCCATGGTCGAGCGCGGCCCCCATCACGCGGTGCTCGAGCTGTCGAGCTGCCACCCGTTGGTCTTCGAGCACCCCGGCTACGTGCCGTCGTGGACCGGCGCGATGGCGGCGACGCTGGACTTCGCCATGGCGCGAGGGACCGCCACCTGCGAGCTCGACCGGGCCGGGTCGAGCGTGCGCTACACGGTGCGCTGGTAGCCCGCCCGCGCCGACCACCAGCGTCGCGCCTTGCCGAGCACGCGCTGGCCCAGCGAAGGCGGTGGTGCCGGAACGCAGTGCACGTCCGCAAACGATCGCGCGAGCGTCTCGCACTCGCCTTGCGACAGCGCCAGCTGCGTGGCTGCGATCGCGTCGTCGATCTGGCGCACGTCACCGACACCGACGATCGCCGCGTCGACGTCCTGCGCCAGCACCCACGCCAGCGCAACCTGGGCCACGGTGGCGTCGTGGCGCGCAGCGATCGGCAGCAGCGCGCGGTGGGTCGCGGCGACGATGCGAGCGCGGCTCTCGGGTGAGAACTCGGCCGCCCATCGCCGATCGTCGTCGGGTCCCGGCGCATGGCGGGGGTCGCGACCGGCGAGCGCGCCCGCGGCCAGCGGCGAGTAGGCCAGCACACCGCAGCCGAGCGCGCGGGCGCTCGGCACCGCGTCGGTCCGCGCGGCCGGACGCAGCAGCGACAGCGGCAGCTGGTGGCTGCACAGCGGCACCGGACCGAGTGCCGCGTGGGCCCGCCGCAGCTGGTCGTCGTCGAAGTTCGACACGCCGATCGCATCGATCTTGCCCTCGCGTCGCAGCACCAACAGCTCGCCGATCGCCTCCTCGATCGGGACCAGCGGATCGGGATGGTGGATCTGGCACAGATCGATCCGCTCGATCCCCAGCCGCGCGAGGCTGCCTTCGACATCGGCCCGCAGTGCGCGGGGGCGACTGTCGCGTCGCACCGCGCGGCGCTGGCCGTCGATGATCGCCTCGAACAGGATCTCGCCGTGATCGCCATCCCAGCGCAGCCCGACCTTGTCGAGCACCCGCACACGCCCGCGGACCCCGGCGAGCACCCGACCGAGCTGCGACTCGCTGCGACCGAAGCCGTACAGCGGCGCGGTGTCGATCGCGAACAGCCCGCGCTCGATCGCGGCGTGCAGCACTCGCTCGCGCGCGGCGTCCCCCTCGCGATAGGCCATGGCCCCGACGACGATGCGCGGCACCGTCAATCCGGCGCGACCGAGCATGCGGGTGGGGATCGCAGGACCGTGCACGGCCCCTGGTAGCAAGCCTGGGCCGGCGCGGCACCGCGCCCGCGCGGGCCCAGGCGTGACCGCCCTCACCCATCCCGCAGCATCGCCCCGCCGGGGTTTCGGACGGCCGTCGTCGGCAATCCGCCACGGTGGATGATCGTGGCGTTGCGGTCGGCAACAGACAGGGTCGGGATCCGTCGTGCTGTTGAAGGGTCCCACCGGCGTGCCGGCCTGGCACGGGGCTTGGAAGGCTCCGGTCCCGACCGCTCCCCGCCCCCCTCCGAGACGCGACCATGCCCGCCGTTCCCGCCCTGCTCGCCCTGCTGACCTCGACCGCTGGCGCCCCGCTGTTGCCGTATGCAGAGATCTCCGCCGAGGCATTGGCGCCCGACGGCATCCGCCACCAGGAGGCGCTTCGCATCGACCGCGACTTCGGCAAGCCCGAGTTCGATCTCGTGGTCGACACCTGGATGCCCGAGCGCAACCCCAGCGCCTTCGCCGACGTGCGGCTGTGGTGGGTGAAGACCACCGCCGCCGATCGCCGCAGCCCGCTGTCGACCCGCGCGCAGAAGTACGTCGAGATCGACAGCAAGGCGCAGGGCCCCGACCGCTGGCTGCTGGCCGTGACCGGCGATCACAAGCGCTTCGCGTTCGAGGTCGAGCTCGCCGACGACGGTGAAGCCGCGGTCTTCACCGACATCGTCGACGAGCGGGGCCAACGGGTCGAGCACTGTCGCGCGCGCTCGGGCTTCTTGCACGCGCGCCGCTTCATGGGCCTGCCGGTCGGCATCGCGCGCCTGTCGATCTCGTGCGTCGACGACCATGGCCGCACGCGCAACGGCAATGCGATCATGGGTCGCGCGCATCGCTAGCGAGCAGGCCCGCCGCGGCGCGGCCGGCCTCGCAGTCCGCGAGGGGCCGCCCCACCGCCGGGCCTCGCGGTTCGCGAGGGCTGCCCACCTCGCGCGCCGACCTCGGGCCTTGTTGCGGGGCTTCACCGCGGACTGTTAGCGTCGGCCGCGATGGCCGCTCCGCTCCTCTCGCTCGATGCTGCGCTGCAGCTGCTCGCGCGACCGCCGTGGGTGAAGCCCGTCGACGGCGGCACGCGCCGCGCCCTGCCGCCGCTCGCGGTGGCACCGGCGGCCGCCGAGCACGGCCGCGCGATGGCGACGACCCTGCGCAGCGACGATCCCGTGGCGTTGCTGGCGTGGTTGCGTGCTGCGCCGGAGACCGCGGCCGCGTCGCTGCTGGCCGCGGGCACGCGCGACGCCTGGATGGCCCTGCGGATCGCCACGCTGCACTGCGACGGTGGCGATGCCGTTGCCCGCGTCGCGACGCAGCTGGGGGTGGCCGAGGCGGTCGCCGCGGCGCAGCTCGACGATCCGCTGCTGTGCCACCCGCTCGAGTTCCCCCAGCTGCCCGCGCGCCTGCCGGCGGTGACATTGCGCGCCGATCTGCAGCATCCCCGGCGCGGACAGGAGCTCGGCCACGACGAGCTGCGCCGGTTGGTGGAGCTGTTCGGCTTCGCCCGCGTGTTTGCGCCCCACCTGGCGTGGTCGCCGTTGCGAGCGGCGCTCGAGCCCGAGTCCCGCGAGGTGCTCGCGCAGGCGCTGCTGCGCCACCCCGATCACACGCGCGCGGCGACCCGCCTGGGTGACGACGCGCTCGGCGAGCGCGTGCTCGCA is a genomic window of Deltaproteobacteria bacterium containing:
- a CDS encoding aldo/keto reductase — translated: MLGRAGLTVPRIVVGAMAYREGDAARERVLHAAIERGLFAIDTAPLYGFGRSESQLGRVLAGVRGRVRVLDKVGLRWDGDHGEILFEAIIDGQRRAVRRDSRPRALRADVEGSLARLGIERIDLCQIHHPDPLVPIEEAIGELLVLRREGKIDAIGVSNFDDDQLRRAHAALGPVPLCSHQLPLSLLRPAARTDAVPSARALGCGVLAYSPLAAGALAGRDPRHAPGPDDDRRWAAEFSPESRARIVAATHRALLPIAARHDATVAQVALAWVLAQDVDAAIVGVGDVRQIDDAIAATQLALSQGECETLARSFADVHCVPAPPPSLGQRVLGKARRWWSARAGYQRTV
- a CDS encoding serine/threonine protein kinase, whose translation is MDTARIEGLAGKVLEGKYRLDAIIGRGGMAVVFAATHLGLERQVAIKMLATEHDGRADLAARMVREAKTAGSFGHPNIVQVTDLGWHDGAPFVVMEYLHGTTLSTLLAQRGPMPPARAVPIVLDVLDALAAVHRRGVVHRDIKPQNVMLVRDHAGQPVVKVLDFGISKVVVDDGSLTQTGAVIGTPAHMAPEQALGEPACARADLFAVGSLLYTLLVGESPYQAHNSTATLARLLDGRYAPAGRRVASVGPRLEAVLATALARQPADRFADAAAMREALLACRDEYEQAPHRPREGPRSVPLATSAVAQPAAPAPRNLAAAPHVDARFAPPPVQRLALDEVLERPRPAAAGTRRAAGSPGWRPPLRPIAWSLAAVVLVVVGWREREALRRFAGETRDAFAALLGDAREPKDDTAGGSRRR